A DNA window from Micromonospora sp. NBC_01739 contains the following coding sequences:
- a CDS encoding O-methyltransferase produces MDAVKLRRAIARTRLAPVAAFPKRLVTVARHDVKVLRTSARWLLASREHHNYTYELTKLSRSHLAWFVSVVCDLPVTQVRSYLEEIESDEALRRHIAAATGSAARRGLADKQVRYARRIGWYAIVRARRPGHIVETGVDKGLGSCVLAAALLRNAAEGHPGRVSSIDINPEAGYLARTAPWSEVIDLVIGDSVESITALDRPVDLFLHDSDHSRAYEKREFEAVEPKLAPGAMLLTDNVTHTNVLARHAERTGRKFLAYRETPANHWYPGDGIGVAW; encoded by the coding sequence GTGGACGCCGTCAAGCTGCGTCGGGCCATCGCCCGCACCCGCCTAGCCCCCGTCGCCGCCTTCCCCAAGCGGCTGGTAACGGTGGCCCGCCATGACGTCAAGGTGCTGCGCACCTCGGCCCGATGGCTGCTCGCCTCCCGCGAACACCACAACTACACCTACGAGCTGACCAAGCTCAGCCGCAGCCACCTGGCCTGGTTCGTCAGCGTGGTGTGTGACCTGCCGGTGACGCAGGTCCGCAGCTATCTGGAGGAGATCGAGTCGGACGAGGCCCTGCGCCGGCACATCGCCGCGGCCACCGGCAGCGCCGCCCGCCGGGGCCTGGCCGACAAGCAGGTCCGCTACGCCCGGCGCATCGGGTGGTACGCCATCGTGCGCGCCCGTCGACCCGGCCACATCGTGGAGACCGGTGTGGACAAGGGGCTGGGCAGCTGCGTACTGGCCGCCGCCCTGTTGCGCAACGCCGCCGAGGGTCACCCCGGCCGGGTCAGCTCCATCGACATCAACCCCGAGGCCGGTTACCTGGCCCGGACCGCCCCCTGGTCCGAGGTGATCGACCTGGTCATCGGAGACTCGGTCGAGTCGATAACCGCCCTGGACCGGCCGGTCGACCTGTTCCTGCACGACAGCGACCACAGTCGAGCGTACGAGAAGCGGGAGTTCGAGGCCGTCGAGCCGAAGCTGGCCCCCGGGGCGATGCTGCTCACCGACAACGTCACCCACACCAACGTGCTGGCCCGGCACGCCGAACGCACCGGCCGGAAGTTCCTCGCCTACCGGGAAACCCCGGCGAACCACTGGTACCCCGGGGACGGCATCGGCGTGGCATGGTGA
- a CDS encoding LCP family protein produces the protein MSSGEQAGTTVPEQTLPAGDTDGSETTAAPARRPRRRWLRITLISVLVLALIGVGGAVGAGFYLKSVESDIERLDAFEGIPEESRPEVVAKGALNMLILGSDSRDPESTGGSRADTIILAHVSKDRSGAQLVSIPRDTWVAIPRTKEGRGGREAKINAAYAWGGLPLMVQTVEQYTKIRIDHVLMVDFAGFTEIIDALGGIEVNSEKRFTSIHPPFRTFERGRQKMDGATALDFSRQRKQFADGDFTRIKHQQQVIKAILDKAASGGILTSPTKLNSFVRATSNAVSVDKKMSLVDMAMELRGLRGNDLTFMTNPTKGTGRVGSESVVFDDPEKASKFYDALRRDAVKEVLSAGK, from the coding sequence ATGTCGAGTGGAGAGCAGGCCGGGACGACCGTTCCGGAGCAGACACTGCCGGCGGGGGACACCGACGGGTCGGAGACAACGGCGGCCCCGGCGAGAAGACCACGCCGACGGTGGCTGCGGATCACGCTGATCAGTGTGTTGGTGCTGGCCCTGATCGGGGTGGGCGGCGCGGTAGGGGCCGGCTTCTATCTCAAGTCGGTCGAGTCCGACATCGAGCGCCTTGACGCTTTCGAGGGCATACCCGAGGAGAGCCGGCCGGAGGTCGTCGCCAAGGGCGCGTTGAACATGCTGATCCTCGGCAGCGACTCGCGGGATCCGGAGAGCACCGGGGGTTCGCGGGCGGACACCATCATCCTGGCGCATGTGTCGAAGGACCGCTCCGGCGCGCAACTCGTCTCGATACCCCGGGACACCTGGGTGGCGATCCCCCGCACCAAGGAGGGCCGTGGGGGCCGCGAGGCGAAGATCAACGCAGCGTACGCCTGGGGTGGCCTGCCGCTGATGGTGCAGACCGTGGAGCAGTACACCAAGATCCGGATCGATCACGTGCTGATGGTGGACTTCGCCGGGTTCACCGAGATCATCGACGCCCTCGGCGGCATCGAGGTCAACTCGGAGAAGCGGTTCACCTCGATCCATCCCCCCTTCCGCACCTTCGAGCGGGGTCGGCAGAAGATGGACGGGGCCACCGCACTGGACTTCTCGCGGCAACGCAAGCAGTTCGCCGACGGCGACTTCACCCGGATCAAACATCAGCAGCAGGTCATCAAGGCCATTCTGGACAAAGCCGCCTCCGGCGGAATTCTGACAAGTCCCACCAAGCTCAATTCCTTCGTCCGAGCCACCTCGAATGCCGTATCGGTCGACAAGAAGATGTCCCTGGTGGACATGGCGATGGAGCTGCGCGGCCTGCGCGGCAACGACCTGACCTTCATGACCAACCCGACCAAGGGCACCGGCCGGGTGGGCAGCGAGAGTGTCGTCTTCGATGACCCGGAGAAGGCCTCGAAGTTCTACGACGCCCTTCGCCGGGACGCGGTCAAGGAAGTGCTCAGCGCAGGAAAGTAG
- a CDS encoding sugar transferase produces the protein MSRQPVMGYPATNAPDEGEVSAPTQRSRSAESEEEAEPPNPQTTAGAESTPTGGEDTRPGLDATAVLPYPGSRTSTRTRGLRAWMLTAPVDVAALLSPLLLDQRYWRGTLVMTVLTVAVFAAGGLYQARRHVSILDELPSLCGRLLASSAIVVIIAALRHDSAEYLVEFIRGLAIAAILVLAGRLLTREIATLARRQRWVEHNAIIIGSGPTAVELARLLRRYPRYGLRFVGHVDTPPPTASATTPLIGPLDQLEHLVRLSECDVLIIADPECPELVLMEILRQPKVATCDLWAAPRLWGSRSHGDHIGAIPIVKVGDTTLSGPHWALKRASDVVFAALALLLLSPILLLCAGLAFLDGGRGIFFRQERIGRHGKPFHIIKFRTMRPVNEHESQTNWSIAHDRRVSPIGRFLRRTSLDELPQLWNILRGDMSVVGPRPERPYFVEKFSAEYPSYAMRHRVPVGLTGLAQVSGLRGDTPISDRARFDNYYIENWSLWLDAKVLLRTVAEVFRGGGR, from the coding sequence ATGTCGAGGCAACCTGTCATGGGTTACCCGGCCACCAACGCGCCCGACGAGGGTGAGGTATCGGCTCCGACGCAGCGTTCCCGGTCAGCGGAGTCCGAGGAGGAGGCGGAACCTCCGAACCCACAGACCACCGCCGGGGCGGAGTCCACCCCGACGGGCGGCGAGGACACCCGCCCGGGGCTGGACGCCACCGCGGTCCTGCCCTACCCCGGTTCCCGCACCTCCACCCGTACCCGGGGGCTGCGCGCCTGGATGTTGACCGCGCCGGTCGATGTGGCCGCCCTGCTCTCCCCCCTGCTGCTGGATCAACGGTACTGGCGCGGCACCCTGGTCATGACGGTCCTGACGGTGGCCGTCTTCGCCGCCGGCGGGCTCTATCAGGCCCGTCGGCACGTGAGCATCCTCGATGAGCTGCCCAGCCTCTGCGGCCGACTGCTGGCCTCCTCCGCCATCGTGGTCATCATCGCCGCCCTGCGTCACGACTCCGCGGAGTACCTGGTCGAGTTCATCCGCGGCCTGGCCATCGCCGCCATCCTGGTGCTCGCCGGTCGCCTGCTGACCCGGGAGATCGCCACCCTGGCCCGGCGGCAACGGTGGGTGGAACACAACGCCATCATCATCGGCAGCGGTCCGACCGCGGTGGAACTGGCCCGGCTGCTGCGCCGCTATCCCCGGTACGGGCTGCGGTTCGTCGGGCATGTGGACACTCCCCCGCCGACGGCCTCGGCCACCACTCCCCTGATCGGTCCCCTGGACCAGCTCGAACACCTGGTCCGGCTGAGCGAGTGCGATGTGCTGATCATCGCCGACCCGGAGTGCCCCGAACTGGTGCTGATGGAGATCCTCCGCCAGCCGAAGGTCGCCACCTGCGACCTGTGGGCCGCCCCCCGGCTCTGGGGCTCCAGGTCGCACGGCGACCACATCGGCGCCATCCCGATCGTCAAGGTCGGGGACACCACCCTGTCCGGGCCGCACTGGGCCCTCAAGCGGGCCTCCGACGTGGTCTTCGCCGCGCTGGCCCTGCTGCTGCTCAGCCCGATCCTGCTGCTCTGCGCGGGGCTGGCCTTCCTGGACGGGGGCCGGGGCATCTTCTTCCGGCAGGAGCGCATCGGCCGGCACGGCAAGCCCTTCCACATCATCAAGTTCCGCACCATGCGCCCGGTCAACGAGCACGAGTCCCAGACCAACTGGTCCATCGCGCACGACCGGCGGGTGTCGCCCATCGGTCGTTTCCTGCGCCGAACCTCCCTGGACGAGCTGCCCCAACTGTGGAACATCCTGCGGGGCGACATGAGTGTGGTCGGCCCCCGCCCCGAGCGGCCGTACTTCGTCGAGAAGTTCTCCGCCGAGTACCCGAGCTACGCCATGCGGCACCGGGTGCCGGTAGGGCTGACCGGGCTGGCCCAGGTCAGCGGCCTGCGCGGGGACACCCCGATCTCCGATCGGGCCCGGTTCGACAACTACTACATCGAGAACTGGTCACTGTGGCTGGACGCCAAGGTGCTCCTGCGGACCGTGGCCGAGGTGTTCCGTGGTGGTGGTCGCTGA
- a CDS encoding glycosyltransferase family 2 protein has product MPDVSVVIPTTGRPSLAEAVATARDQQGVSVHVVVVCDLAEVPPGVARLRDQIDEIVCTGGGRRGSYARNLGVRHAAPGSHIAFLDDDDAWLPGKLAAQLPVLEGLAGQGWLPVVSSRTLQRKAGGAALPTPVPTALITEGTLPEDYLFRRRHLGVGRQSLPTSTLLTTAELARQCPWDESLPRHQDWDWLVRAARLPRAKIVQIEQATAVYTVGSPGSISAGADWRTSWDWARRWEGVWAPETFSDFIAAQTLRYAVQARDREGVREMVRAIRRNRAPSARNAVLAALGLVPRSALERVAMRGSRSTGDNGALPTGGGR; this is encoded by the coding sequence ATGCCGGATGTTTCGGTAGTCATCCCGACCACGGGCCGGCCCAGCCTCGCGGAGGCGGTCGCCACCGCCCGCGACCAGCAGGGCGTGTCCGTACACGTGGTCGTCGTGTGTGACCTGGCCGAGGTGCCGCCCGGCGTCGCCCGACTGCGGGACCAGATCGACGAGATCGTCTGCACCGGCGGGGGACGGCGCGGCTCGTACGCCCGCAACCTGGGGGTACGCCACGCCGCCCCGGGCAGCCACATCGCCTTCCTGGACGACGACGACGCCTGGCTGCCCGGCAAGCTCGCCGCCCAACTGCCCGTCCTGGAAGGCCTGGCCGGCCAGGGCTGGCTGCCGGTGGTCTCCTCCCGCACCCTGCAACGCAAGGCGGGGGGCGCCGCGCTGCCGACCCCCGTACCGACCGCCCTGATCACCGAGGGCACCCTGCCGGAGGACTACCTCTTCCGTCGACGGCACCTCGGGGTGGGTCGGCAGTCCCTGCCCACCTCGACCCTGCTGACCACGGCCGAACTGGCCCGGCAGTGCCCGTGGGACGAGTCCCTGCCCCGGCACCAGGACTGGGACTGGCTGGTGCGGGCGGCGCGGCTGCCGCGAGCGAAGATCGTGCAGATCGAGCAGGCCACCGCGGTCTACACCGTCGGCAGCCCGGGATCGATCTCGGCCGGGGCCGACTGGCGTACCTCCTGGGACTGGGCCCGGCGCTGGGAGGGGGTGTGGGCCCCGGAGACCTTCTCCGACTTCATCGCCGCCCAGACCCTGCGCTACGCCGTGCAGGCCCGCGACCGCGAGGGGGTACGCGAGATGGTGCGCGCCATCCGCCGCAACCGGGCCCCCTCGGCCCGCAACGCCGTCCTGGCGGCCCTGGGGCTGGTGCCCCGGTCGGCTCTTGAGCGGGTGGCGATGCGCGGCTCCCGCAGCACCGGTGACAACGGTGCCCTGCCCACGGGTGGGGGCCGCTGA
- a CDS encoding glycosyltransferase, whose product MRLHFVLPQLDPLYGMELAAALLLRGLHDQGVEVSATVLSGKVPPTLGDLAIDTLGLGTRITRLAEAVPPLRRRLHRLPAEVRIVASGLWGSVPVGTALAGTGRDYVAWEHSLLPERLRIDRRVRTLARLARVRGLRPSLVVAVSEGVARTVRGLAPGQPVVTITNPMPPRAFVAPRPVADRQRIRLLTTAAFRPYKNHSCALEALALLPPNHHLTLAGNGEERDLLHERTRQLGLTDRVTFLGRVPGVARLLAESDVLVHPSRAETFGFSLVEAAEAGLPVAALPVPALDEMIPTFVPGALAADTSPAALAQAIVTLTGEGRPGVADFEKAWHARCTELDPATVSARWVEALT is encoded by the coding sequence ATGCGGCTGCACTTCGTACTCCCCCAGTTGGATCCGCTGTACGGCATGGAACTGGCCGCGGCGCTGCTCCTGCGGGGTCTGCACGACCAGGGGGTCGAGGTCTCCGCTACGGTGCTGTCCGGAAAGGTCCCGCCCACCCTGGGTGACCTGGCCATCGACACCCTGGGGCTGGGCACTCGGATCACCCGGCTGGCGGAGGCGGTGCCGCCGCTGCGACGCCGACTGCACCGGCTGCCGGCGGAGGTACGGATCGTGGCCAGCGGGCTGTGGGGCAGCGTGCCGGTCGGCACCGCCCTGGCCGGCACCGGCCGGGACTACGTCGCCTGGGAGCATTCGCTGCTGCCGGAGCGGCTGCGCATCGACCGCCGGGTCCGCACCCTGGCCCGGCTGGCCCGGGTTCGCGGGCTGCGCCCCAGCCTGGTCGTGGCCGTCTCCGAGGGGGTGGCCCGCACCGTCCGGGGACTCGCCCCCGGCCAGCCGGTGGTGACGATCACCAACCCGATGCCGCCCAGGGCCTTCGTAGCCCCGCGTCCGGTGGCCGACCGGCAGCGGATCAGACTGCTCACCACGGCGGCCTTCCGCCCGTACAAGAACCACTCCTGCGCGCTGGAGGCGCTGGCCCTGCTGCCGCCGAACCATCACCTGACCCTGGCCGGGAACGGCGAGGAGCGGGACCTGCTGCACGAGCGGACCCGCCAGTTGGGGCTCACCGACCGGGTGACCTTCCTGGGCCGGGTGCCCGGGGTGGCCCGGCTGCTGGCGGAGTCCGACGTGCTGGTGCACCCCTCCCGGGCCGAGACCTTCGGCTTCAGTCTCGTGGAGGCTGCCGAGGCCGGTCTGCCGGTGGCCGCCCTGCCGGTTCCCGCCCTGGACGAGATGATCCCGACCTTCGTACCGGGCGCCCTGGCAGCGGACACCTCCCCGGCGGCCCTGGCCCAGGCGATCGTTACCCTGACCGGCGAGGGGCGCCCCGGGGTGGCGGACTTCGAGAAGGCCTGGCACGCCCGCTGCACCGAACTCGACCCGGCCACGGTCAGCGCCCGATGGGTGGAGGCCTTGACATGA
- a CDS encoding lipopolysaccharide biosynthesis protein gives MTAVPGGPERPVTEQPDPQQPGGGSSAGVGRGDGFLRKSGKFFAGTLLRTLAQGALFVLLAREMPLSTYGLFVGVTALIAVISPFASAGAPSLIMQNYADAPGDWLRHLVRGLFLSTVFGTAATVLVTAAGLAIWGADVPLVDLLCLAFADLVAWRLIEAVAASIQVRGRIMLAALIPALLHLCRLAGAVVLAAADGPVTLHDWAVTSAVLSTLVCLPVIAGGLLGGGRGGIGLRGAVRQARTGMLFAVGLAAQSIYNDVDKVMLSRLGTPEGAAIYAAAYRVVDLAYTPARSMSAIAYPRFFEAGRHGPRQAMRMARGLLPRFLAFSVPVSLLLVAFAWMMPLVFGADFEAAIPALQGLSALLVLKSLHYLAADALSGARMQGRRTVCQIGIGVLNVLLNLWLIPAYGWQGAIASSLFCDALLAVLLWGSLAAAARRDPGDAPAQPRSMERV, from the coding sequence ATGACGGCGGTCCCCGGCGGCCCCGAGCGGCCGGTGACCGAGCAGCCGGATCCGCAGCAGCCGGGTGGCGGCTCGTCGGCCGGTGTCGGGCGCGGTGACGGCTTCCTCCGCAAGTCCGGCAAGTTCTTCGCCGGCACCCTGCTGCGCACCCTGGCTCAGGGGGCGCTGTTCGTGCTGCTGGCGCGGGAGATGCCGCTCAGCACCTACGGCCTGTTCGTCGGGGTCACCGCCCTGATCGCGGTGATCTCGCCCTTCGCGTCGGCCGGGGCACCCAGCCTGATCATGCAGAACTACGCGGACGCCCCGGGCGACTGGCTCCGGCACCTCGTCCGCGGGCTGTTCCTCTCCACCGTCTTCGGCACCGCCGCCACCGTGCTGGTGACCGCCGCCGGCCTGGCCATCTGGGGTGCGGACGTCCCGCTGGTCGACCTGCTCTGTCTGGCCTTCGCCGACCTGGTGGCCTGGCGACTCATCGAGGCCGTGGCGGCGTCCATCCAGGTCCGTGGTCGGATCATGCTCGCCGCGTTGATCCCCGCCCTGCTGCACCTCTGCCGGTTGGCCGGTGCGGTCGTGCTGGCCGCCGCCGACGGGCCGGTCACCCTGCACGACTGGGCGGTGACCTCGGCGGTGCTGTCCACCCTGGTCTGCCTGCCCGTGATCGCCGGTGGCCTGCTCGGTGGCGGCCGGGGCGGGATCGGTCTCCGGGGCGCGGTCCGGCAGGCCCGCACCGGGATGCTCTTCGCCGTGGGGCTGGCGGCCCAGTCGATCTACAACGATGTCGACAAGGTCATGTTGTCCCGGCTCGGCACCCCGGAGGGCGCCGCCATCTACGCCGCGGCCTACCGGGTGGTCGACCTCGCGTACACCCCGGCCCGGTCGATGAGCGCGATCGCCTACCCCCGGTTCTTCGAGGCGGGACGGCACGGTCCCCGCCAGGCCATGCGGATGGCCCGTGGCCTGCTGCCACGCTTCCTGGCCTTCAGTGTGCCGGTGAGCCTGCTGCTGGTGGCCTTCGCCTGGATGATGCCGCTGGTGTTCGGGGCCGACTTCGAGGCGGCCATACCGGCCCTGCAGGGGCTAAGCGCCCTGCTGGTGCTCAAGTCGCTGCACTACCTGGCCGCCGACGCGCTCTCCGGTGCCCGGATGCAGGGCCGGCGGACGGTCTGCCAGATCGGCATCGGGGTGCTCAACGTGCTACTCAACCTGTGGCTCATCCCGGCCTACGGTTGGCAGGGGGCCATCGCCTCCAGCCTGTTCTGCGACGCGCTGCTGGCCGTACTGCTCTGGGGAAGCCTGGCCGCCGCCGCCCGCCGCGACCCGGGCGACGCACCCGCACAGCCACGTTCCATGGAAAGGGTCTGA
- a CDS encoding O-antigen ligase family protein yields the protein MTTLFGVLLTAGGVAVAGWLIHQRRTVAAAFGGGRIAIGLIGFSVLANAAPVLAGDNSSALIGLLVFALVAWLFFVRRGGLAGPADIWRRICLCLAAALLLWCVAVDLLTGEGVYGSRMPAYAAAGLLLVAVWLLAAGAPISLAAMAYTGLAVLSLLTIPTAFYGQAWRACTGGQLEKCSLAGGLFKSFYDSENYIALITSFTLVAAVCALRGAQRWAVVAFGLLVIVATGSRTSYLALAAVACWVLGAMLLEWRRPYQQINFALCVSVVIGALATATYLTWSAAKNTLSNRGNIWIHAREYIAGSEATGVGVSKWYLLRDQGDAPHHFFHSGYVLAIFSGGFIALTLWGLLIATLLRAPVVDGRAFSAKAPVGLFIIYSFTEVVWNPLSADGLTWIFALLVVTACTLGSTDGNPVAASATTGDVVRLPHDAG from the coding sequence GTGACCACACTCTTCGGTGTCCTGCTGACTGCGGGAGGTGTCGCGGTAGCCGGGTGGCTGATCCACCAACGCCGGACGGTGGCCGCCGCCTTCGGCGGTGGGAGGATCGCGATCGGGCTGATCGGATTCTCCGTCCTGGCCAACGCCGCGCCGGTCCTCGCCGGGGACAACTCCTCCGCGCTCATCGGCCTGCTGGTGTTCGCCCTGGTCGCCTGGTTGTTCTTCGTACGCCGTGGGGGTCTGGCCGGTCCCGCGGACATCTGGCGTCGGATCTGCCTGTGCCTGGCCGCCGCCCTGCTCCTCTGGTGCGTCGCGGTAGACCTGCTCACCGGCGAGGGGGTGTACGGGTCGCGGATGCCGGCGTACGCCGCCGCGGGTCTGCTGCTGGTGGCGGTGTGGTTGCTGGCGGCCGGTGCCCCGATCAGCCTGGCCGCGATGGCCTACACCGGGCTGGCCGTGCTGTCCCTGCTGACCATCCCGACCGCCTTCTACGGACAGGCCTGGCGGGCCTGCACCGGCGGGCAACTGGAGAAGTGTTCGCTGGCGGGTGGGCTGTTCAAGAGCTTCTACGACTCCGAGAACTACATCGCCCTGATCACCTCCTTCACCCTGGTGGCCGCGGTCTGCGCGCTGCGGGGGGCGCAACGGTGGGCGGTGGTGGCCTTCGGTCTGCTGGTCATCGTGGCCACCGGCTCCCGGACCAGCTACCTGGCCCTGGCCGCGGTGGCCTGCTGGGTGCTCGGGGCCATGCTGCTGGAGTGGCGTAGGCCGTACCAGCAGATCAACTTCGCCCTCTGCGTGTCAGTGGTCATCGGGGCGCTGGCGACAGCCACCTATCTGACCTGGAGTGCGGCGAAGAACACCCTGAGCAACCGGGGCAACATCTGGATACACGCCCGGGAGTACATAGCGGGTTCGGAGGCCACCGGGGTCGGCGTCTCGAAGTGGTACCTGCTGCGGGATCAGGGCGATGCCCCGCACCACTTCTTCCACTCCGGCTATGTGCTGGCCATCTTCTCCGGAGGGTTCATCGCGTTGACCCTGTGGGGCCTGCTGATCGCCACCCTGCTGCGGGCACCGGTGGTCGACGGCCGGGCCTTCTCCGCCAAGGCGCCGGTGGGCCTGTTCATCATTTACTCCTTCACCGAGGTGGTCTGGAACCCCCTCTCGGCCGACGGGCTGACCTGGATCTTCGCTCTGCTGGTGGTTACCGCGTGCACGCTAGGATCGACCGATGGCAACCCGGTGGCGGCCTCGGCGACCACCGGTGATGTCGTCAGGCTCCCGCACGATGCCGGTTGA
- a CDS encoding acyltransferase family protein has translation MPVDQATVRRPPPPGLGFRPDIQGLRAFAVVVVILDHVLGWPAGGFVGVDVFFVISGFLITGLLLTEYDRRGRISFADFYRRRARRILPLAILVLVITYLASSLLFLGDRARSTAWDTLWAALFGANWRFAFTGTDYWQTDGPVSPLQHYWSLAVEEQFYLVWPVLLVVVLSLAARRGRYGGSARWAVGLVLGVVVAGSILFALWEVGHRPTVAYFSTFSRAWELGVGALLALAAPLLARIPAPARPAYQWAGLIGLLVSVLAITAQSPFPVPGAFLAVISTALVIAGGVGGQHLMLPLTNRPVRYLGDISYSLYLWHFPLLILLGAALPDSGPTVVVLTLVGTVLLSMLSYHLVEDPIRRSSWLEPRAPGRPPESRVARISRYATVAAVATTVVAATVAVLIPPPQAPAETAAVTSQSDLSAQIGTALAAKDWPVLTPAPGELGRRGFTQGHGQGCRPAIPDGNDCVIGSPRPARLAVVVGDSIATAWLPLVRGVLEPQGWAVRDLTYAGCPFLASGTTSPINSITRSCPGHQQIVRRIIEENRPDLVIVSNAYRQRFTDTGGRSALAEWERAARTARENWLAPAGKIVALQPPPLGPDPKSCITRFSAPQDCVSQLGDEYRSYAEVDGRVWSGKRAWHVATTDWFCQGGQCPIFVGGVIVRRDGNHVTAEYARKLAPMFDEALTPVLRGPSD, from the coding sequence ATGCCGGTTGACCAGGCCACCGTCCGGCGACCGCCGCCCCCGGGTCTCGGGTTCCGCCCGGACATCCAGGGCCTGCGCGCCTTCGCCGTCGTGGTGGTCATCCTCGACCATGTCCTCGGCTGGCCGGCGGGCGGATTCGTCGGGGTCGACGTCTTCTTCGTCATCTCCGGCTTCCTGATCACCGGCCTGCTGCTCACCGAGTACGACCGGCGGGGCCGGATCTCCTTCGCGGACTTCTACCGCCGCCGGGCCCGACGCATCCTGCCGCTGGCGATCCTGGTGCTGGTGATCACCTACCTGGCGTCGTCGCTGCTCTTCCTCGGGGATCGGGCCCGATCGACGGCCTGGGACACCCTGTGGGCCGCCCTGTTCGGTGCCAACTGGCGGTTCGCCTTCACCGGCACGGACTACTGGCAGACCGACGGCCCGGTCTCCCCGTTGCAGCACTACTGGTCCCTGGCCGTCGAGGAGCAGTTCTACCTGGTCTGGCCGGTGCTGCTGGTGGTCGTGCTGAGCCTGGCCGCCCGGCGGGGCCGGTACGGCGGCAGCGCCCGATGGGCGGTGGGTCTGGTCCTCGGTGTGGTCGTGGCGGGGTCCATCCTGTTCGCCCTCTGGGAGGTCGGCCATCGCCCCACGGTCGCCTACTTCTCGACCTTCTCCCGGGCCTGGGAGCTGGGGGTGGGTGCCCTGCTGGCCCTGGCGGCACCCCTGTTGGCCCGGATACCGGCTCCGGCCCGTCCGGCGTACCAGTGGGCGGGTCTGATCGGTCTGCTGGTCTCGGTGCTGGCCATCACCGCCCAGTCCCCCTTCCCGGTGCCCGGGGCCTTCCTGGCGGTGATCTCGACCGCCCTGGTCATCGCCGGAGGGGTCGGCGGGCAGCATCTGATGCTGCCCCTGACCAACCGGCCGGTCCGGTACCTCGGCGACATCTCGTACTCGCTCTACCTGTGGCACTTCCCGCTGCTGATCCTGCTCGGCGCGGCGTTGCCCGACAGTGGACCCACCGTGGTGGTGCTCACCCTGGTCGGCACGGTGCTGCTCTCGATGCTCAGCTACCACCTGGTGGAGGATCCGATCCGTCGATCCTCCTGGTTGGAGCCGCGCGCGCCGGGGCGGCCGCCGGAGAGCAGGGTCGCCCGGATCAGCCGGTACGCCACCGTGGCGGCGGTGGCCACCACGGTGGTGGCGGCCACGGTGGCGGTGCTGATCCCGCCGCCGCAGGCCCCGGCCGAGACGGCGGCGGTCACCTCACAGAGCGACCTGAGCGCCCAGATCGGTACGGCGCTGGCGGCCAAGGACTGGCCGGTGTTGACCCCGGCCCCCGGTGAACTGGGCCGCCGAGGCTTCACTCAGGGGCACGGGCAGGGTTGCCGGCCGGCGATCCCGGACGGCAACGACTGCGTCATCGGGTCACCCCGCCCCGCCCGGCTGGCCGTGGTCGTCGGGGACTCCATCGCCACCGCCTGGCTGCCGCTGGTCCGCGGGGTCCTGGAGCCCCAGGGCTGGGCGGTACGGGACCTGACCTACGCCGGCTGCCCCTTCCTGGCCTCGGGCACGACCTCGCCGATCAACTCCATCACCCGGTCCTGTCCCGGTCACCAGCAGATCGTCCGGCGCATCATCGAGGAGAACCGGCCGGACCTGGTGATCGTCAGCAACGCCTACCGTCAGCGGTTCACCGACACCGGCGGCCGGTCGGCGCTGGCCGAATGGGAGCGGGCCGCCCGCACCGCCCGGGAGAACTGGCTGGCCCCCGCCGGGAAGATCGTCGCCCTGCAACCCCCGCCCCTGGGCCCGGATCCGAAGAGCTGCATCACCCGCTTCTCCGCCCCGCAGGACTGCGTCTCCCAACTGGGCGACGAGTACCGTTCCTACGCCGAGGTGGACGGACGGGTCTGGAGTGGTAAGCGGGCCTGGCACGTGGCCACCACGGACTGGTTCTGCCAGGGCGGACAGTGCCCGATCTTCGTCGGAGGGGTCATCGTCCGCCGCGACGGCAACCATGTCACGGCCGAGTACGCCCGCAAGCTGGCCCCGATGTTCGACGAGGCCCTGACCCCGGTCCTACGCGGCCCCTCGGACTGA